The following proteins are co-located in the Robbsia betulipollinis genome:
- a CDS encoding ABC transporter permease, with the protein MNFPLRLEPRPTPSRAMRLAAPVIAALLTAAIGWLVFGLANQAPALAMRTFFIAPLTNVNGWSELLMKASPLCLIALGLALSYRAGVLNIGAEGQMLLGGIAASGVAIHFDQSASHWVLASMVLAGVAGGMAWAAIPALLRNRFGTNEMLVSLMLTYVAAQLLIYLVSGPWRDPQGMNFPLSEMFADNALYPRLYGDWHWAFWRGTRLNASVLLTACAVPVVWVLMRRSFIAYRLAVGGTAPLAARYAGFSPRSAVWFTMLVSGALAGLAGAGEVAGPIGQLQAGWSPGYGFTAIIVVFVGRLHPVGIVLASLLMALLYLGGEAVQTTLQLPQAISGVFQGLLLFCLLGCDLFVRFRLVRRPAPHGVGTAIATPATQETVR; encoded by the coding sequence ATGAATTTCCCCCTACGACTCGAACCCCGTCCGACGCCCTCGCGCGCGATGCGGCTGGCCGCGCCCGTCATCGCGGCGCTGCTCACCGCGGCCATCGGCTGGCTCGTGTTCGGCCTGGCGAACCAGGCGCCCGCGCTGGCGATGCGGACCTTCTTCATCGCGCCCCTGACGAACGTCAATGGGTGGTCCGAACTGCTGATGAAGGCGTCGCCGCTTTGCCTGATCGCGCTGGGCCTGGCGCTCAGCTACCGCGCTGGCGTGCTCAACATCGGCGCGGAAGGGCAGATGCTGCTGGGCGGCATCGCCGCGAGCGGCGTCGCGATCCATTTCGATCAAAGCGCGAGCCACTGGGTGCTGGCGTCGATGGTGCTCGCCGGGGTTGCCGGCGGCATGGCCTGGGCGGCGATTCCCGCGCTGCTCAGGAACCGTTTCGGCACCAACGAAATGCTGGTCAGCCTGATGCTGACGTATGTCGCCGCGCAATTGTTGATCTATCTGGTGAGCGGACCCTGGCGCGATCCGCAGGGCATGAATTTCCCGCTGTCCGAGATGTTTGCCGACAACGCGCTCTATCCCCGTCTGTACGGCGACTGGCACTGGGCCTTCTGGCGCGGGACCCGCCTGAATGCGTCGGTGCTGCTGACCGCGTGCGCGGTGCCGGTGGTCTGGGTGCTGATGCGCAGGAGCTTCATTGCCTACCGTCTCGCGGTGGGCGGCACGGCCCCGCTCGCGGCGCGGTACGCGGGCTTCTCGCCGCGCAGCGCGGTGTGGTTCACGATGCTGGTGAGCGGCGCGCTCGCCGGCCTGGCGGGCGCCGGCGAAGTGGCCGGACCGATCGGGCAGTTGCAGGCCGGCTGGTCGCCCGGCTATGGCTTCACCGCGATCATCGTCGTCTTCGTCGGGCGCCTGCATCCGGTGGGCATCGTGCTCGCCTCCCTGCTGATGGCATTGCTGTATCTGGGTGGGGAAGCGGTGCAGACCACGCTGCAATTGCCGCAGGCGATCAGCGGCGTCTTCCAGGGGCTGCTGCTGTTCTGCCTGCTGGGCTGCGACCTGTTCGTGCGCTTTCGGCTCGTCAGGCGCCCCGCGCCGCATGGCGTCGGCACGGCGATCGCTACCCCCGCCACCCAGGAGACCGTGCGATGA
- a CDS encoding ABC transporter ATP-binding protein, which yields MKPEPAPGAAPTGPRRSIERESDAARALPHARLQLVGISKRFASTQANDDVSLTIRPGEIHAVIGENGAGKSTLMKIVYGVVHADAGAMVWDGAPVRVDSPAHARRLGIGMVFQHFSLFESLSVGENIALALGHDERFDQKALNARIRRVSAEYGLELDPQRHVHHLSVGERQRVEIVRCLLQSPRLLIMDEPTSVLTPQAVRDLFVVLRRLAAEGCSIVYVSHKLGEIQELCDSATVMRAGRVIGRVDPRATSRAELARMMVGHTLPSYERRAHVPGAVMLQVEALSARGDDLFGSALDNVSLRLHAGEVLGIAGISGNGQAELFALLSGEVPAPRGLAADAIRLAGAPCARQGVGERRALGLAAVPEERLGRGAVPSMSLVDNTLLSASRSGLVRRGWLQRGAMQAFARRCIETFDVRCSGPDALAQSLSGGNLQRFIVGREVLREPRVLLIAQPTWGVDVGAAAAIRQQLLDLAARGVAILVISEELDELFEICDSIAVLARGRLSAVLPIGETSAEGIGLAMSGQFEALTAAGDPAFEAARPFAHPSAGALPASPG from the coding sequence ATGAAGCCCGAACCGGCGCCGGGAGCGGCACCGACCGGGCCGAGGCGTTCGATCGAGCGGGAGTCCGATGCCGCACGCGCGCTCCCTCACGCGCGTCTGCAACTCGTCGGAATCAGCAAGCGCTTCGCGTCGACGCAGGCCAACGACGACGTTTCCCTGACGATCCGCCCTGGCGAGATCCATGCGGTGATCGGCGAGAACGGCGCCGGCAAGAGCACGCTGATGAAGATCGTCTATGGCGTGGTCCACGCGGATGCGGGCGCGATGGTGTGGGACGGCGCGCCGGTTCGCGTCGACAGCCCGGCACACGCGCGCCGGCTGGGTATCGGCATGGTGTTCCAGCACTTTTCCCTGTTCGAGAGCCTGAGCGTGGGCGAGAACATCGCGCTGGCGCTGGGGCACGACGAACGGTTCGACCAGAAGGCGTTGAATGCACGAATCCGTCGCGTGTCCGCGGAATACGGCCTCGAACTGGACCCCCAGCGCCACGTCCATCACCTGAGCGTGGGTGAGCGCCAGCGCGTGGAGATCGTGCGGTGCCTGCTGCAATCCCCGCGTCTGCTGATCATGGACGAGCCGACATCGGTGCTGACGCCGCAGGCGGTGCGGGATCTGTTCGTCGTCCTGCGCCGTCTCGCGGCCGAGGGCTGCAGTATCGTATACGTCAGTCACAAGCTGGGCGAGATCCAGGAACTGTGCGACAGCGCCACCGTGATGCGGGCGGGACGGGTCATCGGCCGCGTCGACCCGCGCGCGACCAGCCGTGCGGAGCTCGCGCGGATGATGGTCGGTCATACCCTGCCGTCGTACGAACGGCGCGCGCACGTGCCCGGCGCGGTCATGCTGCAGGTGGAGGCGCTCAGCGCGCGCGGCGACGACTTGTTCGGCAGCGCGCTCGACAACGTGAGTCTGCGACTGCATGCCGGCGAGGTACTCGGCATCGCCGGCATTTCAGGAAACGGCCAGGCGGAGTTGTTCGCGCTGCTCTCCGGCGAGGTGCCGGCGCCGCGCGGCCTCGCGGCGGATGCCATCCGCCTTGCCGGGGCGCCGTGCGCACGGCAAGGCGTCGGCGAACGCCGCGCGCTGGGGTTGGCGGCGGTGCCCGAGGAGCGGCTCGGACGCGGCGCGGTGCCGTCCATGTCGCTGGTCGACAATACCCTGCTGAGCGCGAGCCGCAGCGGGCTGGTGCGCCGTGGCTGGCTGCAGCGCGGCGCGATGCAGGCCTTCGCGCGCCGCTGCATCGAAACCTTCGACGTGCGCTGCAGCGGCCCCGACGCGCTCGCGCAGAGTCTCTCGGGCGGCAATCTCCAGCGCTTCATCGTCGGACGCGAAGTGCTGCGGGAGCCACGCGTGCTGCTGATCGCCCAGCCCACCTGGGGCGTGGATGTCGGCGCGGCCGCGGCGATCCGCCAGCAGTTGCTCGATCTGGCGGCGCGCGGCGTCGCCATTCTGGTGATCTCCGAAGAACTCGACGAGCTTTTCGAGATTTGCGACAGCATCGCGGTGCTGGCGCGCGGGCGGCTGTCCGCCGTTCTGCCGATCGGCGAAACCAGCGCCGAAGGCATCGGCCTGGCGATGAGCGGTCAGTTCGAAGCGTTGACGGCCGCGGGCGACCCGGCGTTCGAGGCCGCGCGCCCGTTCGCGCATCCGTCCGCGGGCGCGTTGCCGGCGTCTCCGGGCTGA
- a CDS encoding BMP family ABC transporter substrate-binding protein yields MLAFCAAAAPSWSQAAGDPPGVAFVYLTNPGDAGWTYAHDRGAKEVEAAFGNKIKVTRVESVPESADSERVFRDLANKGNKIIVGTSFGYQDFEMKVARDFPDTVFEHATGYKRAKNFGTYDIRMYQGAYLAGVIAGQVTKSNVLGFVGSVPVPEVVRNINAYTLGARSVNPKIHTKVVWVNSWFDPGKEKQAAEALIGQGADVLLQNTDSSATLQTAAEKHVHAFGWDSDMKSFGPSAHLGSVVGHWGVYYKALIQQVLDGKWQSTPVWWGMSQQALDLEDINTAVVPAASQQAVVERRNAMTSGQFDPFAGPIKDQGGAVKVAANAKLSDADLQRMNWYVDGVDGVLPK; encoded by the coding sequence ATGCTGGCTTTTTGTGCGGCAGCCGCACCGTCTTGGTCGCAGGCCGCGGGCGACCCGCCGGGCGTCGCGTTCGTCTACCTGACCAACCCGGGCGACGCCGGGTGGACCTATGCGCATGACCGGGGCGCGAAGGAGGTCGAGGCGGCCTTCGGCAACAAGATCAAGGTCACGCGCGTGGAAAGCGTGCCCGAGTCGGCCGACTCCGAGCGCGTGTTTCGCGATCTCGCGAACAAGGGCAACAAGATCATCGTCGGCACCAGCTTCGGCTATCAGGATTTCGAGATGAAGGTGGCGCGCGATTTCCCGGATACCGTGTTCGAGCACGCGACCGGCTACAAGCGGGCGAAAAACTTCGGTACCTACGATATCCGCATGTACCAGGGCGCCTATCTCGCCGGCGTCATCGCCGGACAGGTGACGAAGAGCAATGTGCTCGGTTTCGTCGGCTCGGTGCCGGTGCCGGAAGTGGTCCGCAACATCAATGCGTACACGCTGGGCGCGCGCTCGGTGAATCCGAAGATCCATACGAAAGTGGTCTGGGTGAACAGCTGGTTCGACCCGGGCAAGGAAAAGCAGGCGGCCGAAGCGTTGATCGGGCAGGGCGCGGACGTGCTGTTGCAGAACACCGATTCGAGCGCGACGCTGCAAACCGCCGCGGAGAAGCATGTGCACGCATTCGGCTGGGATTCGGACATGAAGTCGTTCGGGCCGTCTGCGCATCTGGGTTCGGTCGTCGGCCACTGGGGCGTGTATTACAAGGCGCTGATCCAGCAGGTGCTCGACGGCAAGTGGCAGTCCACGCCGGTCTGGTGGGGCATGTCGCAACAGGCGCTGGATCTGGAGGACATCAATACGGCCGTGGTGCCGGCCGCCTCGCAACAGGCGGTGGTCGAGCGGCGTAACGCCATGACCAGCGGTCAGTTCGACCCCTTCGCCGGTCCCATCAAGGATCAGGGCGGCGCGGTCAAGGTCGCGGCGAACGCGAAGCTCAGCGATGCCGACCTGCAGCGCATGAACTGGTATGTCGACGGTGTCGACGGCGTTCTGCCGAAGTGA
- the uraH gene encoding hydroxyisourate hydrolase: MTTKGRLTTHVLDTAHGRPGADIRIDLYLLEAPVAMPSADAPAESATAPAFTAPALRRLASMRTNDDGRCDRPLLEGPLPPGTYELHFAVGEYFARCGGALAEPRFLDTVVLRFGIADAHAHYHVPLLVSPWSYSTYRGS; encoded by the coding sequence ATGACGACGAAGGGCAGACTGACCACCCATGTGCTGGACACCGCGCATGGCCGGCCAGGCGCGGATATCCGCATCGATCTTTACCTGCTGGAAGCGCCCGTGGCAATGCCGTCGGCGGACGCCCCCGCCGAAAGCGCCACCGCGCCGGCATTCACCGCGCCAGCACTGCGCCGGCTCGCGAGCATGCGCACCAATGACGACGGCCGGTGCGACCGGCCGCTGCTCGAAGGGCCCCTGCCCCCTGGCACCTACGAACTCCACTTCGCGGTGGGCGAGTATTTCGCGCGGTGCGGCGGCGCACTGGCGGAACCGCGTTTTCTCGATACGGTCGTGCTGCGTTTCGGCATTGCCGACGCCCATGCCCATTACCACGTGCCCTTGCTGGTTTCGCCGTGGAGCTATAGCACGTATCGCGGCAGTTGA
- a CDS encoding LysR substrate-binding domain-containing protein — MSQQRETIDTYLLRVLDTVLTERSVTKAAILLNQSQPAISAALRRLRTITGDPLLVRGKNGMVPTEHGLRMLEPARRALHEIDQVISRQTAFDPATSVRAYRIACPDYLSTLFVPTLVSLFRALAPHATLDIHSLGPALDYEVALETGKVDVVVGNWPEPPEQLHLSNLFADRIVCLVSRRHPLAAQDALSVNDYLNAGHLAPTPYSVGQRGAIDLHLMRERLKRRVVVTLPYFNLVPYVLAESDLLFTTTQIFADHYVRLLPLKVLSAPPGFPAMRYYQLWHERTHRSDEVRWLRGLIADAAQRILANSSLAGQSVNERSLET; from the coding sequence ATGAGCCAGCAGCGCGAGACCATCGACACCTATTTGCTGCGCGTACTGGACACCGTCCTGACCGAGCGCAGCGTCACGAAGGCCGCGATTCTGCTCAACCAGTCGCAACCCGCGATCAGCGCGGCGTTGCGTCGGCTGCGCACGATCACCGGCGACCCGCTGCTGGTGCGCGGCAAGAACGGCATGGTACCCACCGAGCATGGCTTGCGGATGCTCGAACCGGCACGGCGGGCGCTGCATGAGATCGATCAAGTGATCTCGCGTCAGACGGCATTCGACCCGGCCACCTCGGTGCGTGCCTATCGCATCGCCTGCCCCGACTATCTCAGCACCCTTTTCGTCCCGACCTTGGTGTCGCTGTTTCGCGCGCTCGCGCCGCATGCGACGCTGGACATTCATTCCCTCGGTCCGGCGCTCGACTACGAGGTGGCGCTGGAAACCGGCAAGGTCGACGTCGTCGTCGGCAACTGGCCCGAGCCGCCGGAACAACTGCATCTGTCGAATCTTTTCGCGGACCGCATCGTCTGCCTGGTGAGCCGCCGGCATCCGCTCGCCGCGCAGGACGCGCTCAGCGTCAACGACTATCTCAATGCCGGACACCTCGCCCCCACGCCCTATTCCGTGGGCCAGCGCGGCGCCATCGACCTGCACCTGATGCGCGAACGACTGAAGCGCCGCGTCGTCGTCACCCTGCCCTATTTCAACCTCGTGCCCTATGTGCTCGCCGAATCGGACCTGTTGTTCACCACCACGCAGATTTTCGCCGATCACTACGTCAGACTGCTGCCGCTGAAGGTGTTGTCTGCGCCGCCGGGTTTCCCGGCGATGCGGTACTACCAGTTATGGCATGAACGTACGCACCGCTCGGACGAAGTGCGCTGGCTGCGCGGCCTGATCGCCGACGCCGCGCAGCGCATACTCGCGAACAGTTCGCTGGCGGGCCAGTCCGTGAACGAAAGGAGCCTCGAAACATGA
- a CDS encoding ABC transporter permease — protein MNVTQASDLAASAVTAAIPLMFAGLGEVVTEKSGVLNLGVEGMMLMGAVTGFAVTAVSGQPWLGFTAALLAGAAMALLFAFVSLTLQANQVAAGLSLTIFGIGLSAYVGKPYTSATLAAQVASWPIPGLSALPVLGPALFSLTPLGYLAFALFGVVGWFLYRTRAGLTLRSIGESPEVAHAIGLPVTGIRYGATLFGGAMAGLGGAYYSVVYLRLWQEQLVAGRGWIALALVVFATWRPGRLLFGALLFGVLMALQFYAQAAGMPVPPPFLAMLPYLATVVVLVLISRNATTARRHAPAALGKPFFPSS, from the coding sequence ATGAACGTCACCCAAGCCAGCGATCTGGCCGCGAGCGCGGTGACCGCCGCGATTCCCCTGATGTTCGCCGGCCTCGGCGAGGTGGTGACCGAGAAGTCCGGCGTCCTCAACCTGGGCGTCGAGGGCATGATGCTGATGGGTGCGGTGACCGGCTTCGCGGTCACCGCCGTCAGCGGCCAGCCCTGGCTCGGCTTCACCGCCGCGCTGCTTGCCGGCGCCGCGATGGCCCTGCTGTTCGCTTTCGTGAGTCTGACGCTGCAGGCCAACCAGGTGGCCGCGGGCCTGTCCCTGACGATCTTCGGCATCGGTCTGTCCGCCTATGTCGGCAAACCCTATACCTCCGCCACGCTCGCCGCGCAGGTCGCAAGCTGGCCGATTCCCGGTTTGTCGGCGCTGCCGGTGCTCGGCCCCGCGCTGTTCAGTCTGACGCCGCTCGGCTATCTCGCATTCGCGCTGTTCGGCGTGGTCGGCTGGTTTCTGTATCGCACCCGTGCCGGCCTGACCCTGCGTTCGATCGGCGAGTCCCCCGAGGTCGCGCATGCGATCGGCCTGCCGGTGACGGGGATCCGCTATGGCGCGACGCTGTTCGGCGGCGCGATGGCCGGTCTGGGCGGCGCCTATTACTCGGTCGTCTATCTGCGTCTGTGGCAGGAACAACTCGTCGCCGGGCGCGGCTGGATCGCGCTCGCGCTGGTGGTATTCGCCACCTGGCGGCCGGGCCGCCTGCTGTTCGGCGCGCTCTTGTTCGGCGTGCTCATGGCCCTGCAGTTCTACGCCCAGGCGGCGGGCATGCCGGTGCCGCCGCCGTTCCTCGCCATGCTGCCGTATCTGGCGACGGTCGTCGTGCTGGTGCTGATTTCGCGCAATGCCACGACCGCGCGCCGCCATGCGCCGGCGGCGCTCGGCAAGCCTTTCTTCCCGTCCAGCTGA